One stretch of Zingiber officinale cultivar Zhangliang chromosome 6B, Zo_v1.1, whole genome shotgun sequence DNA includes these proteins:
- the LOC121990957 gene encoding uncharacterized protein LOC121990957: MQDSQIAQIAQSVSRAQGTFPGKPDLNPVEHCNRIELRSGRTMGDPQIITQKELDSEKEPTLLMSNQTQNRDGEEVTKKVEETLQATPQNQAIPFPQKLIASQKDEEFNRFLKKIKEICIEKEEGRLRYCSINRELQRSPYSEFSTKASGSKKFLHTVYPMGIVEDVSVEVGGCIVPTDFIILDMEEDPKMLIILGRPFLATAGAIIDVKSHKLSLEIGKEKIEFDLSNSSICNPSSQGNSHKTNIQKVEECSSHDVHVLHELAVSSSWVWRH, encoded by the exons atgcaagacagccagaTAGCCCAGATAGCTCAATCCGTCTCAAGAGCACAGGGTACATTCCCAGGGAAGCCAGATTTAAATCCAGTGGAACATTGCAACCGCATTGAGCTGAGGAGCGGACGTACTATGGGAGATCCTCAAAtcattactcagaaggagcttgaCTCAGAGAAGGAGCCCACTCTCCTAATGTCCAATCAGACTCAAAACAGGGATGGAGAAGAGGTTACTAAAAAAGTTGAAGAAACTCTCCAAGCTACCCCACAGAATCAGGCGATCCCTTTTCCTCAGAAGCTTATAGCATCCCAGAAAGACGAAGAATTCAACCGATTCCTGAAGAAGATAAAAGAAATCTgcatagaa AAGGAAGAAGGGCGACTTCGATACTGTAGCATTAACAGAGAATTGCAGCGCTCTCCTTACAGCGAATTCTCCACCAAAGCTTCAGGATCCAAGAAGTTTCTCCATACCGT atacccaatgggaatagtggaagatGTGTCAGTTGAAGTGGGTGGATGTATAGTTCCCACAGATTTCATCATcttggatatggaggaagaccCTAAGATGCTGAttatccttggaagaccattccttgccacagctGGAGCTATCATCGATGTAAAAAGTCataagttatccttggagatcggcaAAGAAAAGATCgagtttgatttatctaattcctcCATCTGCAacccctcttctcagggaaattctCACAAGACCAACATACAAAAAGTCGAGGAGTGTAGTTCCCAT GATGTGCATGTCCTCCACGAGCTGGCGGTGAGTAGTTCATGGGTGTGGAGGCATTAG